One Canis aureus isolate CA01 chromosome 38, VMU_Caureus_v.1.0, whole genome shotgun sequence DNA segment encodes these proteins:
- the OR6Y1 gene encoding olfactory receptor 6Y1 has translation MVLITNEEEPVTITKVLEVDNDTATIHFILLGFPTRPAFQLFLFFVFLAAYLLTLLENALIILAIRSDGQLHKPMYFFLSNLSFLEMWYVTVISPKMLVDFLSHDKTISFNGCMTQLYFFVTFVCTEYILLAVMAFDRHVAICNPLRYPVIMTNQLCGTLAAGCWLCGLVTAMIKMVFIARLHYCGTPHINHYFCDISPLLNVSCEDSSQAELVDFFLALMVIAVPLCVVVASYATILSTIIRIPSTQGRQKAFSTCASHLTVVILFYSTTLFTYARPKLMYAYNSNKAVSVLYTVIVPLLNPIIYCLRNREVKAALKKTILCKGSGPAEDVALRN, from the exons ATGGTTCTGATCACCAACGAGGAGGAA CCAGTGACGATCACCAAGGTTCTGGAAGTGGATAACGATACAGCGACCATCCATTTCATTCTCCTGGGATTTCCAACACGGCCAGCCTTCCAGCTGTTCCTCTTTTTTGTGTTCCTGGCAGCTTACCTGCTGACCCTGCTGGAGAACGCTCTCATCATCCTGGCCATTCGCAGTGATGGACAGTTGCACAaacccatgtacttcttcctgagCAACCTCTCCTTCCTGGAGATGTGGTATGTCACGGTCATCAGCCCCAAGATGCTGGTCGACTTCCTCAGCCATGACAAGACCATCTCCTTCAATGGCTGCATGACTCAACTGTACTTCTTTGTGACCTTTGTCTGCACGGAGTACATCCTCCTTGCTGTTATGGCCTTTGACCGCCATGTAGCCATTTGTAATCCTCTACGTTATCCAGTCATCATGACCAACCAGCTGTGTGGTACATTGGCTGCGGGATGCTGGCTCTGTGGGCTCGTGACTGCCATGATTAAGATGGTTTTCATAGCCCGACTCCACTACTGTGGCACCCCCCACATCAATCACTACTTTTGTGATATTTCTCCGCTCCTCAATGTCTCTTGTGAGGATTCCTCACAGGCTGAGCTAGTGGACTTCTTCTTGGCCCTCATGGTCATTGCCGTCCCCCTTTGTGTAGTGGTGGCATCTTACGCCACCATTCTCAGCACCATCATCAGGATCCCTTCTACACAGGGCCGCCAAAAGGCGTTTTCCACCTGTGCCTCTCACCTGACGGTTGTAATCCTCTTCTACTCTACAACCCTTTTCACCTATGCCCGCCCCAAGCTCATGTACGCCTATAACTCCAACAAAGCGGTGTCTGTGCTCTACACTGTCATCGTCCCCCTGCTCAACCCCATCATCTACTGTCTGAGGAACCGTGAAGTAAAGGCAGCCCTCAAGAAGACCATACTTTGCAAAGGAAGTGGGCCCGCGGAAGACGTGGCTTTgaggaattaa
- the OR6P1 gene encoding olfactory receptor 6P1: MMGNLSGGHIADFILVGFPTSPPLQLLLFVLFFAIYLLTLLENALIVSTIWLTPSLHRPMYFFLGHLSFLELWYINVTVPRLLGAFLTQDRRVSYVGCMTQLYFFIALACTECVLLAVMAYDRYLAICEPLRYPSLMPSSLAIRLAASSWGGGFFSSMMKLLFISRLSYCGPNIINHFFCDISPLLNLTCSDKEQAELVDFLLALVMILLPLLAVVSSYAAIIATILRIPTAQGRRKAFSTCASHLAVVVIYYSSTLFTYARPRAMYTFNHNKIISVLYTVIVPFLNPAIYCLRNKEVKDALRKLVLGRCHYPSDVPD, from the coding sequence ATGATGGGAAATTTGAGTGGAGGCCACATAGCAGATTTTATTTTGGTGGGCTTCCCAACCTCTCCACCCCTCCAGTTACTTCTCTTTGTCCTCTTCTTTGCAATTTACCTGTTGACACTGTTGGAGAATGCACTCATCGTTTCCACAATCTGGCTCACTCCAAGCCTTCACCGCCCGATGTACTTTTTCCTTGGCCATCTGTCCTTCCTGGAGCTGTGGTACATCAATGTCACAGTTCCTCGTCTTTTGGGAGCATTTCTTACCCAGGACCGTAGAGTCTCCTACGTAGGCTGCATGACCCAGCTCTACTTCTTCATTGCCCTAGCCTGCACCGAATGTGTCCTGCTGGCAgtcatggcctatgaccgctaccTGGCCATCTGTGAGCCCCTCCGTTATCCTAGTCTCATGCCGTCCAGCCTGGCCATTCGCCTTGCTGCTTCCTCTTGGGGTGGTGGCTTCTTCAGCTCCATGATGAAGCTTCTTTTCATTTCCCGACTGTCCTACTGTGGGCCCAACATCATCAACCATTTTTTCTGTGATATCTCCCCACTACTCAACCTTACCTGCTCTGACAAGGAGCAAGCAGAACTAGTAGACTTCCTGTTGGCCCTGGTGATGATCCTGCTTCCTCTACTGGCTGTGGTTTCATCATATGCTGCCATCATTGCCACCATCCTGAGGATCCCTACTGCCCAGGGACGTCGCAAAGCCTTTTCCACCTGTGCCTCTCACCTGGCAGTGGTTGTCATCTACTACTCCTCCACCCTCTTCACCTATGCAAGGCCCCGGGCCATGTACACCTTCAACCACAACAAGATCATCTCTGTGCTCTATACGGTCATTGTACCATTCCTCAATCCAGCCATCTACTGCCTGAGGAACAAGGAGGTGAAGGATGCTCTCAGGAAGTTGGTTCTGGGCAGATGCCACTATCCTAGTGATGTCCCAGACTGA